From one Colletotrichum destructivum chromosome 3, complete sequence genomic stretch:
- a CDS encoding Putative ribonuclease P protein subunit Rpp29/RNP1 — MAPSSQSVTQALLARAHSPESVNRIFSDKIQYRPLYLRPSSPPPPSNARNARRNAREEAKKKKKLKPKPLAARERHRRGLYDVPRRGQKYAIFEPLHRLWLGYIEEILGSELYHGGAAAAAKLSAAEFHGARVEVSRSSCPSRVGITGIVIKDGKFAFEIITPKNEIKVVPKEGTWFKFEIPVKEPVADPQATTEASPRRFVFEVLGDQFLTRGADRANKKFKHHYLKNL, encoded by the coding sequence ATGGCTCCCTCGAGCCAATCCGTCACGCAGGCGCTGCTCGCGCGGGCGCATTCTCCCGAAAGCGTCAACCGCATCTTCTCGGACAAAATCCAGTACCGCCCGCTCTACCTCCGacccagctcgccgccgccgccttcgaaCGCCCGAAACGCCCGCCGCAACGCTCGCGAGgaagccaagaagaagaagaagctcaagccGAAGCCCCTAGCTGCCCGCGAACGGCACAGACGCGGCCTGTACGACGtgcctcgccgaggccaaaaATACGCCATCTTCGAGCCCCTACATCGCCTGTGGCTGGGATACATTGAGGAGATCCTCGGTTCTGAGCTATACCACGGCGGAGCTGCCGCAGCCGCGAAGCTGAGTGCCGCCGAGTTTCACGGCGCTCGCGTCGAAGTTTCGCGAAGCTCCTGCCCGAGCAGGGTCGGCATCAcgggcatcgtcatcaaggacggcaagtTCGCGTTCGAGATCATCACGCCCAAGAACGAGATCAAGGTTGTGCCGAAGGAGGGGACTTGGTTCAAGTTCGAGATACCAGTCAAAgagcccgtcgccgaccCCCAAGCGACCACGGAAGCCTCCCCACGGcgcttcgtcttcgaggtcctcggcgaccagTTCCTCACGCGCGGCGCCGACCGGGCCAACAAAAAGTTTAAGCATCACTACCTAAAGAACCTCTGA